A DNA window from Vigna unguiculata cultivar IT97K-499-35 chromosome 10, ASM411807v1, whole genome shotgun sequence contains the following coding sequences:
- the LOC114167251 gene encoding multicystatin-like — MAAATETAGGIIDVSGSANCLEIAILARFAVDDHNKKQNGVLEFVRVISAKQQVVSGILYYITLEAKDGETKKVYKTKVWVREWLNPKEVQEFNLVTDSAIETKDGGVGDVPSDTLQSGRRESDEEQRNMATATVTLGGITDVPGAANSVEIANLARFAVDDHNKKQNGVLEFVRVISAKQQVVSGILYYITLEAKDGETKMVYKTKVWVREWLNPKEVQEFNLVTDSAIETKDGGVGDVAV; from the exons ATGGCAGCAGCAACAGAAACTGCAGGTGGCATCATCGATGTGTCTGGATCTGCCAATTGCTTGGAGATCGCAATTCTGGCTCGCTTTGCCGTTGACGATCACAACAAAAAGCAGAATGGAGTTTTGGAGTTTGTGAGAGTGATAAGTGCAAAACAGCAGGTGGTGAGTGGGATCTTGTACTACATAACCTTGGAGGCCAAAGATGGTGAAACCAAAAAGGTGTATAAAACCAAAGTGTGGGTGAGGGAATGGTTGAACCCCAAAGAGGTGCAAGAATTCAACCTCGTCACTGATTCAGCAATAGAAACAAAAGACGGTGGAGTCGGCGATGTTCCTTCTGACACCCTTCAG AGTGGTAGAAGAGAGAGTGATGAAGAGCAGAGAAATATGGCAACAGCAACAGTAACTTTAGGTGGCATCACTGATGTGCCTGGAGCTGCCAATAGCGTGGAGATCGCAAATCTGGCTCGCTTTGCCGTTGACGATCACAACAAAAAGCAGAATGGAGTTTTGGAGTTTGTGAGAGTGATAAGTGCAAAACAGCAGGTGGTGAGTGGGATCTTGTACTACATAACCTTGGAGGCCAAAGATGGTGAAACCAAAATGGTGTATAAAACCAAAGTGTGGGTGAGGGAATGGTTGAACCCCAAAGAGGTGCAAGAATTCAACCTCGTCACTGATTCAGCAATAGAAACAAAAGACGGTGGAGTCGGCGATGTTGCTGTTTGA